A segment of the Prochlorococcus marinus str. MIT 9215 genome:
ACCTATAAAAAGAACCTATCATTAAAATAAGAGCAGTAAAATAAGAGGCAATAATAAAAATCACCAAAAATATTTCATAGAGATATGAAAAAAGATCAATTAATAACAAGAAAGATTTATTAAATGTCGAAGGCAAATTTTGTATTAGCAAATTTTTATTAGGAATTAAATAATTTATATAAACTAATAAAACACTCAAAATAAACAAAAAGAAAGATTCGGTAAATAATCTTCTTTTAGATTTTCTTCTTAAATTTAATTTTTTTTTAAAAATATATTTATCAGATTTAATATTCAAATTTGGGAAATTTAAATCTGCCATAAATTAAATCTCAAAGAATAAATTTGAACAACTCTAAAAAGAAATTAACCTATAGTATCGTGTTTGCATTTAAGATGCTAATTGTTTTTTATTCAGTATTTATTAGTTCTTTTTTTTCTATATTTTCAAAAGGATTATAAAAATAAATAAAAGAGGAAGAGAATAGAATCAATGAGAAAATTGCAATAAAAGGTGGAATAAAGAAATTTAAAAATTTAACTTTTTTATTTATCCCATATCTTAATTTTTTAGGAAAGTTATTAGGTACATAAGTTTTTTTTATTCTTACTTTTGGCGATTCATTTAACTGATCAAAACAATTTATGGTATCTGAAAGTAATGAATTACCAATCTTTAAAATTAAAGGCTTTACATTTGGTTTAGAGCTCTTGAAAATAATATTATGTATGTGAAGATTTTCAGCTTTTATATCAATTAATTTAGACTCAAATAATGGAATTTCGTTATTTATTAAAAGATTTGAATAAATATAAAAAGCATTCATAATAGGTCCCAAATGCTCAATTTTACCTTCAATAAGTGGTTTATCAATTATGGTTAATTTCCATTGAGAAATTATAGATATTTGATCTTTATTTTCATTATTAGAATAATCTGGCAATCCGATTATTTCGAGACTTACTGAAGATTGATGAAACGACAATTTATTTTGCATTATATTAAAAATCGTATAAAAAATTCTTCAACTTTTGATAACCCTGATTTGAGATGCAAAAGGATAAAGTAAGCAAAGATTTTATGATAATTTCTTCATTTTCAGCTTGATTTAAAAGCTTTTTCACTCTTATACTATCCAAATTAAATCTCTCTTTAATCAACTCAATAAATCTTATATTAAAATCATTCCAAATAACTGAATTCACTTCAAGATCTTCTTTAGATTTAAGTATCTCTCTGATGTAAGGATATAAATATTTAGACATTTCAACTGAAATCCTAATTAAGGCATCAAATTCGTAATGTTTAATATTGTTTCCGACATAAGATTTTCTCAATGGATTATTATTTCGTAATTTCCAAATAGTTACTTTATTTGGTAGAACATTATTTAAATTAAGCTTATTTGATAAGCTATAAAAAGACTGAATGCCATTTAAGTCAATAGTTTCTAGTATTAATAATAATAAGTCAAGCTTCTCTATAGATTTTCTTGATACCTGATTTCCTCTAGTTAAAACTTTAATTGTTCTTATTAAGATATTTGCTAATTATAACAGAATTATTAATCCATTTTTTGAAATAAAAATGAATATAACTTATCCAGTTCTTCAATAGTTAGCATTCCATAACTCCATAATAATATTGGTAAAGGAGTGTTATTTTTTATCGATAATTTTATACCAAGTTCAATAGA
Coding sequences within it:
- a CDS encoding DUF3038 domain-containing protein: MLIRTIKVLTRGNQVSRKSIEKLDLLLLILETIDLNGIQSFYSLSNKLNLNNVLPNKVTIWKLRNNNPLRKSYVGNNIKHYEFDALIRISVEMSKYLYPYIREILKSKEDLEVNSVIWNDFNIRFIELIKERFNLDSIRVKKLLNQAENEEIIIKSLLTLSFCISNQGYQKLKNFLYDF
- a CDS encoding DUF2949 domain-containing protein gives rise to the protein MNNYVSREIIIYLINVIGLDESSIELGIKLSIKNNTPLPILLWSYGMLTIEELDKLYSFLFQKMD
- a CDS encoding DUF4335 domain-containing protein, which codes for MQNKLSFHQSSVSLEIIGLPDYSNNENKDQISIISQWKLTIIDKPLIEGKIEHLGPIMNAFYIYSNLLINNEIPLFESKLIDIKAENLHIHNIIFKSSKPNVKPLILKIGNSLLSDTINCFDQLNESPKVRIKKTYVPNNFPKKLRYGINKKVKFLNFFIPPFIAIFSLILFSSSFIYFYNPFENIEKKELINTE